The Choloepus didactylus isolate mChoDid1 chromosome 26, mChoDid1.pri, whole genome shotgun sequence sequence AACCCTTTCAGAAAATTCAGGAAGGTAAGATACTTTCCTCAACTCACTTTATGAAACCAGCATAACCCTATTAATAAAACTgacaaagtcattttaaaaaaagaaaattgcatagTAGTTACCCCcttaagaataaatgaaaaaaatcgcAATCATATTTTAAGAAATCTAATCCATCATTAGAAACAAAGGATAACACACCATTACAAACTGATTTAATCTCAGGAGTGCAAAACAGGTTTAACATATTtcacacattaacagaataaaggagaatcCATAAgaccattttatagataaaggaaacattttacaaaattcaacatccattgaTGATGAAAATTCTCAGGAAAGTAAGTAAAGAAAGGAACTTGCTTGACTGGATaaaggacatctatgaaaaaacctacagctaacttCGTACCACCTTATGATGCATTAAAAATGCCCACACCCCAGTTGGGGGCCAGACTTGGATACCTGCTTTCATGACTTCTACTCAAAATGGTACTCAGTCTAAGCCAGTGtaagaaggaagtaaaaagatataaatgccattaatattaaaaagaagcaaaaactcTTAATTCCCATATAACATGTAGTAAATTTAgggaacatatttaaaaaaaaaagaatgatgataccctactagaattaaaaaagagaaattttcaaGGTTGCAGGACAGAAAGCCCATAAACACAGCTCATATTATTACATACCACAGCAATATATTGCTATGAACTTAGACTCCCACATTCCACTCAATTCCTGAGCTCCAGCTGTGCTCTCTCCTTGGATGCTATGAGATACACTGTATGCTCAGAATAAACTCCCCTTGTTGCTTTTACTAGTTTAATGGGATTTTGTTGCTTGTATAAAAAATGAGACCTTcctaatacatttattttctgttcaactggatatatatttatgtaactaTAGTTTTTTTGTGACTTCCATTCTCTGAGGTGGAAAGAAAGGCTTTATTGCCCAAAAAAGGAACTTAGGAAATAATGTTTTGAGGGAGTAAGATGAAACTAGGTGTTTTGGAGACTACAAAAACctttttattatcctttaaaCATCAGTTTAGCATGGATCCTCAAGCCAGAGCTAATTTGCTTTCTTGAGGCTGTAAAGAAGCCAGAACAATTTCAAACCCTTCCCCAGACTACAATCTCCCTCTAATGACTATACACACTGTATCCCACTAGGTCTATCctccagaaggaaagaattaattACTTAACTAAGCATAATCATGAATAATAGCAGCATTCAAATAAAAGTAGTTACTTTATTTGTTAGGACTGATTGCTTCTTCAATTCCTGTATTATCCTTCAAGTTTAGTCCTTCTTCCCACATCAACTAATTCTAAGTTTTAAAGAGAAGGTGATCAAGTATTCTCCATAGTCTGCAGAGTAAGTGGGAGGAGGTTTGCTGTAGCTCATTGGTAAAGAGTCACAAGTTCAAGTCTGTACCCAACTCCCACCTCCTTTCCAATTGCTATCCTCTCCAGAAAGTGCTAACAGACACTTTCTTCAGAAAGAGAAACACTGTCATGAACCACAGATTCTGATTTTAATCGAAAGTCTGTAAAGAGTGTAGGAAGATGTGTTTCTTAAAAGACCGTCTAAATAGATGGGATCAACAACAAAGGAAATTCAAGGAACTGAACCCAGAGCATGGTCATACTATTTGCATTTGTAAGCAATCAGAGCACACCAATGTGCCAAGACATACCAGTAAGGAATTTGGAacctagagcagtgcttctcaaacagtAAGAAGCTTAAAAATCACACAAGGATTTGGTTAAAATTCAGATTTGCATGCAGAGATCTGAGGTCAGaatgagattctgcatttctaataagctctgAGGCAAAGATGATGTTGTAGGTTCATGGATCATAAGTTGGAGAGTGAAAGCCTAGATTTTAAAATGCAGCACCAAATTCCTTGGACCTTATAATTtagcagagaaagaagagacatATACATAGAGAGTAATAAACtgcatcatcaaaatttaaagaaatttgagCAAATGGCTTAGAATTATGGTTTATTGGAAACTGTAGACATTACCGTCTTAATGACCATATTTTTTCTGAGGATATTTTTCAAGGCCTGCTTTACATCTTTGTTTCACAGACTATAGATCAGTGGATTAAGCACTGGGCTTACAGAGATGTAGAAGACAGCTATTATTTTGGATTCCTCGACAGTCTTATTTGTTGGTAGTCTTACATACACGCAGAAGATGGTTCCATAAAATAAGGTGACAGCCATCATGTGAGAACCACAGGTGGAGAATGCCTTGTGCCTTCCTTTAGCTGATGTCATCCTGAGGATGGCAGCAATAATAAAGGCATAGGACACCAGGATGATGGTGAGGGAATTGGAGAAGTTAAAGCCAGCTGATATGAGCATGGCATGTTCCTTGACATAAGTATCAGAGCAAGAAAGCTTAATGAGTGGTGGGTCAGCACAGTAGAAGTGGTTGATGACATTGGATCTGCAGAAGGTCAAGTGG is a genomic window containing:
- the LOC119520829 gene encoding olfactory receptor 5M11-like yields the protein MLMAFLSDKKTISYAGCFIQCYVFIALLLTEIYMLAAMAYDRYVAICNPLRYSVKLSRRVCICLATFPYVYGFSDGLFQAILTFHLTFCRSNVINHFYCADPPLIKLSCSDTYVKEHAMLISAGFNFSNSLTIILVSYAFIIAAILRMTSAKGRHKAFSTCGSHMMAVTLFYGTIFCVYVRLPTNKTVEESKIIAVFYISVSPVLNPLIYSL